One window from the genome of Myripristis murdjan chromosome 6, fMyrMur1.1, whole genome shotgun sequence encodes:
- the mapk8ip2 gene encoding C-Jun-amino-terminal kinase-interacting protein 2 isoform X2: MADRAEMFSLSTFHSLSPPGCRPAHDISLEEFDDEDLSEITDDCGIGLNYDSDPYEKDSLILEKNEMHHPVCSFQDDFQEFEMIDDEDEDDDEEEEEEEVDPDAPPSPSASPPPSPTLGTLKSRPTTLNLTTAVSQDSLNNNSSLSPKKGSWQDSLRNPASQGRLSPTHSCLEDGSHVTGQCPASPLSQAPGSQSKGSFGQHKSHPCSADVTDSKGDPPIQTSRVPSVDEHSQCSDTEVDHDLNSDHNRKHSNRRANDTYTVTSESGMDPENDLDPDGTSRCLSSTAPIGANDGADTPLSDEELEKDFEVEFMCKETYDMVCKENQGSSYVEFPSIEPSEPASFSSYVSSSRSDAPDHSNCSDVLAASAIEAPGHDSNSPSSDPGIADMNAKRGYETSDQDQDLSSPGSDSDIEGELEAAFACGGPLVSNMISSISETELDLTSDDSSSGRSSHLTNSIEEASSPTSDQELDPDTELEQDSGIVGLKASLLLGQPDPIKEGSPLPSPSPLPSPTLATPSPVDSPILPPEPYDDGQALMGLQNVDDEMSYEHQADPDETLPPAQRCEDSLSRQMVLQIEPDHSLESFKRSFYLPVGPRLMPSSDDYDGTSEGDSESESEDELSENSDSPWLLSNLVNKMISEGSYPISCPEECFKRKLSVSDTISPSSDIEGDGFIDEDQLKRSGIEGSDEDDKENKGLRRDRMETGERGKNTEPPKEESVECNERFGPCLYMSNPTGDTITPVIVERCVNNGRGTTDCNHSYTTKDSEKNFTNKPSKNSRRKEEDEDEDAIEPNNDLMMLEGRKELDSPSLSESVVSDKDEGRETEPRPTSRSSASLERITEVKHSLTLDIPTTQTNRCFSLTYSTDNDEEEEEEDSSPFVGSLRKQSSYRSSDYLDSSPPIDESVHNHPLSDQDLPLCEKDLALRQQNDDEGLAYDSMKYTLVVDENTTLELVSLRRCTSVLSDDSELSTLCDEEPLETGEADYDHGDEGVRPELLSSSEDSSPEADLPFSKKFLNVFVNSTSRSSSTESFGLFSCTINGEERDQTHRAVYRFIPRHADELELDVDDPLYVEEEEDDYWYRGYNMRTGERGIFPAFYAHEVIGQSKELMGVKRNPAWIETFSVQFLGSVEVPYHQGNGILCAAMQKIAISRKRTVHVRPPSLCELEISLQGVKLIMSLEDEYDTLDEYDRCSHFFQMKNISFCGCHPRNNCYFGFITKHPMLNRFACHVFVSQESMRRVAECVGRAFQEYYQEHLEYACPTEDIYLE, from the exons GACTCTCTCATCCTGGAGAAGAATGAGATGCACCACCCAGTCTGCTCCTTCCAGGATGACTTCCAGGAGTTTGAGATGattgatgatgaggatgaggatgatgatgaggaggaggaggaagaggaggttgaCCCTGATGCACCCCCCTCACCCTCAgcttcccctcccccctccccgaCCCTTGGCACTCTAAAGAGCAGACCCACTACACTTAACCTCACCACTGCTGTGTCACAG GATTCATTGAACAACAACAGTAGTCTATCTCCAAAGAAAGGAAGCTGGCAGGACTCTTTACGCAATCCTGCTTCACAAG gTCGTCTGTCTCCAACTCACTCATGTCTTGAGGATGGCAGCCATGTGACAGGCCAATGCCCAGCCTCTCCACTGTCCCAAGCACCTGGGTCCCAGAGCAAAG GTTCATTTGGTCAACACAAGTCCCACCCGTGCTctgctgatgtcactgattCCAAGGGTGACCCTCCAATCCAAACATCAAGAGTACCCTCTGTAGATGAGCACTCCCAGTGTTCAGACACAGAGGTGGACCATGACCTTAACAGTGACCACAACCGCAAACACTCAAACCGGCGTGCCAATGACACCTACACAGTCACCAGCGAGTCAGGTATGGATCCAGAGAACGACCTAGACCCAGATGGAACCAGTCGCTGCTTGTCGTCCACTGCACCCATTGGAGCCAATGACGGTGCTGACACACCTTTGTCTGACGAAGAGCTGGAGAAAGACTTTGAGGTGGAGTTCATGTGTAAGGAGACCTATGATATGGTGTGTAAGGAGAATCAGGGCTCATCATATGTGGAGTTCCCCTCCATTGAGCCTTCAGAGCCTGCCTCCTTTTCCAGCTATGTGTCCTCCAGTCGCTCTGATGCTCCAGACCACTCCAATTGTTCAGATGTCCTGGCAGCTTCAGCCATTGAAGCACCAGGACATGACTCCAACTCTCCCTCCTCAGACCCAGGGATAGCAGATATGAATGCCAAACGAGGATATGAGACTTcagaccaggaccaggacctgAGCTCTCCAGGGTCTGACTCTGACATTGAAGGGGAACTGGAGGCAGCATTTGCTTGCGGAGGACCTCTGGTCTCCAACATGATCTCCTCCATCTCAGAGACGGAGCTAGACCTCACTAGTGATGACAGTAGCAGTGGACGCTCTTCTCATCTCACCAACTCCATTGAGGAGGCCAGTTCTCCTACATCAGACCAGGAACTGGATCCAGACACAGAGTTAGAGCAGGACAGTGGCATTGTCGGACTGAAAGCTTCTCTGCTCCTGGGCCAGCCTGACCCAATCAAAGAAGGGTCTCCTCTCCCATCTCCCTCACCTTTGCCATCGCCCACTCTAGCAACCCCATCGCCTGTTGACTCGCCCATCCTGCCCCCAGAGCCCTATGATGACGGTCAGGCTCTGATGGGGCTGCAGAATGTGGATGATGAGATGTCCTATGAGCACCAGGCTGACCCAGATGAAACTCTGCCTCCAGCCCAGCGCTGTGAGGACAGCCTGTCCAGACAGATGGTGCTGCAGATAGAACCAGACCACAGCCTGGAGAGCTTCAAACGTTCTTTCTATCTGCCAGTGGGACCTAGGCTAATGCCCAGTTCTGATGATTATGATGGAACCAGTGAGGGAGACTCAGAGTCAGAGAGTGAAGATGAGCTGAGTGAGAACTCAGATTCACCCTGGCTGCTTAGCAACTTAGTCAATAAGATGATCTCAGAGGGCTCTTACCCAATCAGCTGTCCTGAAGAGTGCTTCAAGAGGAAGCTGTCTGTGTCTGATACCATCTCACCATCCTCAGACATTGAGGGAGATGGGTTCATTGATGAGGATCAATTGAAGAGATCAGGGATAGAGGGATCGGATGAGGATGACAaggaaaataaaggtttaaGAAGGGATAGGATGGAAACAGGAGAGAGGGGCAAGAATACAGAGCCACCAAAAGAAGAATCTGTTGAATGCAATGAAAGGTTTGGCCCCTGTCTGTATATGAGCAACCCAACTGGTGACACCATAACTCCAGTGATTGTGGAGCGCTGTGTAAACAATGGAAGGGGAACCACAGATTGCAACCACTCCTATACTACAAAAGACTCCGAGAAGAACTTTACAAACAAACCATCCAAAAACTCcagaagaaaggaggaagacGAAGACGAGGATGCCATAGAGCCTAATAACGACTTGATGATGctggagggaagaaaggaaCTGGACTCACCCAGCCTGAGTGAGAGTGTGGTCAGCGACAAGGACGAAGGACGAGAGACAGAGCCCAGGCCGACAAGTCGCTCCTCAGCCTCTCTTGAGCGCATCACCGAGGTCAAACACAGCCTGACACTGGACATCCCCACCACCCAGACCAACCGCTGCTTCAGCCTCACTTACTCCACAGAcaatgatgaagaggaggaagaggaggactcTTCTCCATTTGTGGGCAGCTTGAGGAAACAGTCGTCCTACAGGAGTAGTGACTATCTTGATAGTTCACCACCTATTGATGAGAGTGTGCATAACCATCCCCTGTCTGACCAGGACCTCCCACTGTGTGAGAAAGACCTCGCTCTGAGGCAGCAGAATGACGATGAAGGATTGGCCTATGACTCCATGAAGTACACATTGGTGGTGGATGAAAATACCACTCTAGAATTGGTCAGCCTCAGAAG GTGCACCTCTGTTTTGAGTGATGACAGCGAGCTCTCCACGCTCTGTGATGAGGAACCTTTAGAGACGGGAGAGGCGGACTACGACCACGGTGATGAGGGGGTGAGGCCAGAactcctcagctcctctgagGACTCCTCCCCTGAGGCTGACTTGCCTTTCTCAAAGAAGTTCCTCAATGTCTTTGTCAACAGCACCTCCCGTTCCTCCA GCACAGAGTCCTTCGGACTTTTCTCCTGTACCATCAATGGAGAGGAAAGGGACCAGACACATAGGGCAGTCTACAG GTTCATTCCCAGACATGCAGATGAGCTTGAGCTTGACGTGGATGATCCTTTGTatgtagaggaggaggaggatgactaCTGGTACAGAGGTTACAACATGCGGACGGGAGAGAGGGGCATTTTCCCTGCCTTCTATGCGCACGAGGTCATAGGCCAGTCGAAAGAGCTGATGG GGGTGAAGAGGAACCCAGCATGGATTGAGACTTTCAGTGTTCAGTTCTTGGGTTCTGTAGAGGTACCTTATCACCAAGGCAATGGCATTCTCTGTGCTGCCATGCAGAAG ATTGCAATATCGAGGAAACGGACGGTACATGTGCGACCGCCTTCTCTGTGTGAGTTGGAGATAAGCTTGCAAGGAGTTAAACTGATCATGAGCCTGGAGGATGAATATGATACTCTTGATGAG TATGACAGATGTAGTCACTTCTTCCAGATGAAGAACATCTCATTCTGTGGATGCCATCCAAGGAACAACTG CTACTTTGGCTTCATTACTAAGCACCCCATGCTGAACAGATTTGCCTGCCATGTGTTTGTATCCCAGGAGTCAATGCGGCGTGTAGCAGAGTGCGTTGG
- the mapk8ip2 gene encoding C-Jun-amino-terminal kinase-interacting protein 2 isoform X1, with protein MADRAEMFSLSTFHSLSPPGCRPAHDISLEEFDDEDLSEITDDCGIGLNYDSDPYEKDSLILEKNEMHHPVCSFQDDFQEFEMIDDEDEDDDEEEEEEEVDPDAPPSPSASPPPSPTLGTLKSRPTTLNLTTAVSQDSLNNNSSLSPKKGSWQDSLRNPASQGRLSPTHSCLEDGSHVTGQCPASPLSQAPGSQSKGTPPKQTGEGGRPQSPHRPLLCDMEGNRRERPEYGSFGQHKSHPCSADVTDSKGDPPIQTSRVPSVDEHSQCSDTEVDHDLNSDHNRKHSNRRANDTYTVTSESGMDPENDLDPDGTSRCLSSTAPIGANDGADTPLSDEELEKDFEVEFMCKETYDMVCKENQGSSYVEFPSIEPSEPASFSSYVSSSRSDAPDHSNCSDVLAASAIEAPGHDSNSPSSDPGIADMNAKRGYETSDQDQDLSSPGSDSDIEGELEAAFACGGPLVSNMISSISETELDLTSDDSSSGRSSHLTNSIEEASSPTSDQELDPDTELEQDSGIVGLKASLLLGQPDPIKEGSPLPSPSPLPSPTLATPSPVDSPILPPEPYDDGQALMGLQNVDDEMSYEHQADPDETLPPAQRCEDSLSRQMVLQIEPDHSLESFKRSFYLPVGPRLMPSSDDYDGTSEGDSESESEDELSENSDSPWLLSNLVNKMISEGSYPISCPEECFKRKLSVSDTISPSSDIEGDGFIDEDQLKRSGIEGSDEDDKENKGLRRDRMETGERGKNTEPPKEESVECNERFGPCLYMSNPTGDTITPVIVERCVNNGRGTTDCNHSYTTKDSEKNFTNKPSKNSRRKEEDEDEDAIEPNNDLMMLEGRKELDSPSLSESVVSDKDEGRETEPRPTSRSSASLERITEVKHSLTLDIPTTQTNRCFSLTYSTDNDEEEEEEDSSPFVGSLRKQSSYRSSDYLDSSPPIDESVHNHPLSDQDLPLCEKDLALRQQNDDEGLAYDSMKYTLVVDENTTLELVSLRRCTSVLSDDSELSTLCDEEPLETGEADYDHGDEGVRPELLSSSEDSSPEADLPFSKKFLNVFVNSTSRSSSTESFGLFSCTINGEERDQTHRAVYRFIPRHADELELDVDDPLYVEEEEDDYWYRGYNMRTGERGIFPAFYAHEVIGQSKELMGVKRNPAWIETFSVQFLGSVEVPYHQGNGILCAAMQKIAISRKRTVHVRPPSLCELEISLQGVKLIMSLEDEYDTLDEYDRCSHFFQMKNISFCGCHPRNNCYFGFITKHPMLNRFACHVFVSQESMRRVAECVGRAFQEYYQEHLEYACPTEDIYLE; from the exons GACTCTCTCATCCTGGAGAAGAATGAGATGCACCACCCAGTCTGCTCCTTCCAGGATGACTTCCAGGAGTTTGAGATGattgatgatgaggatgaggatgatgatgaggaggaggaggaagaggaggttgaCCCTGATGCACCCCCCTCACCCTCAgcttcccctcccccctccccgaCCCTTGGCACTCTAAAGAGCAGACCCACTACACTTAACCTCACCACTGCTGTGTCACAG GATTCATTGAACAACAACAGTAGTCTATCTCCAAAGAAAGGAAGCTGGCAGGACTCTTTACGCAATCCTGCTTCACAAG gTCGTCTGTCTCCAACTCACTCATGTCTTGAGGATGGCAGCCATGTGACAGGCCAATGCCCAGCCTCTCCACTGTCCCAAGCACCTGGGTCCCAGAGCAAAGGTACTCCCCCAAAACAGACAGGGGAGGGTGGGCGCCCCCAGTCCCCTCACAGGCCCCTCCTCTGCGACATGGAGGGCAACAGGCGGGAGAGGCCCGAATACG GTTCATTTGGTCAACACAAGTCCCACCCGTGCTctgctgatgtcactgattCCAAGGGTGACCCTCCAATCCAAACATCAAGAGTACCCTCTGTAGATGAGCACTCCCAGTGTTCAGACACAGAGGTGGACCATGACCTTAACAGTGACCACAACCGCAAACACTCAAACCGGCGTGCCAATGACACCTACACAGTCACCAGCGAGTCAGGTATGGATCCAGAGAACGACCTAGACCCAGATGGAACCAGTCGCTGCTTGTCGTCCACTGCACCCATTGGAGCCAATGACGGTGCTGACACACCTTTGTCTGACGAAGAGCTGGAGAAAGACTTTGAGGTGGAGTTCATGTGTAAGGAGACCTATGATATGGTGTGTAAGGAGAATCAGGGCTCATCATATGTGGAGTTCCCCTCCATTGAGCCTTCAGAGCCTGCCTCCTTTTCCAGCTATGTGTCCTCCAGTCGCTCTGATGCTCCAGACCACTCCAATTGTTCAGATGTCCTGGCAGCTTCAGCCATTGAAGCACCAGGACATGACTCCAACTCTCCCTCCTCAGACCCAGGGATAGCAGATATGAATGCCAAACGAGGATATGAGACTTcagaccaggaccaggacctgAGCTCTCCAGGGTCTGACTCTGACATTGAAGGGGAACTGGAGGCAGCATTTGCTTGCGGAGGACCTCTGGTCTCCAACATGATCTCCTCCATCTCAGAGACGGAGCTAGACCTCACTAGTGATGACAGTAGCAGTGGACGCTCTTCTCATCTCACCAACTCCATTGAGGAGGCCAGTTCTCCTACATCAGACCAGGAACTGGATCCAGACACAGAGTTAGAGCAGGACAGTGGCATTGTCGGACTGAAAGCTTCTCTGCTCCTGGGCCAGCCTGACCCAATCAAAGAAGGGTCTCCTCTCCCATCTCCCTCACCTTTGCCATCGCCCACTCTAGCAACCCCATCGCCTGTTGACTCGCCCATCCTGCCCCCAGAGCCCTATGATGACGGTCAGGCTCTGATGGGGCTGCAGAATGTGGATGATGAGATGTCCTATGAGCACCAGGCTGACCCAGATGAAACTCTGCCTCCAGCCCAGCGCTGTGAGGACAGCCTGTCCAGACAGATGGTGCTGCAGATAGAACCAGACCACAGCCTGGAGAGCTTCAAACGTTCTTTCTATCTGCCAGTGGGACCTAGGCTAATGCCCAGTTCTGATGATTATGATGGAACCAGTGAGGGAGACTCAGAGTCAGAGAGTGAAGATGAGCTGAGTGAGAACTCAGATTCACCCTGGCTGCTTAGCAACTTAGTCAATAAGATGATCTCAGAGGGCTCTTACCCAATCAGCTGTCCTGAAGAGTGCTTCAAGAGGAAGCTGTCTGTGTCTGATACCATCTCACCATCCTCAGACATTGAGGGAGATGGGTTCATTGATGAGGATCAATTGAAGAGATCAGGGATAGAGGGATCGGATGAGGATGACAaggaaaataaaggtttaaGAAGGGATAGGATGGAAACAGGAGAGAGGGGCAAGAATACAGAGCCACCAAAAGAAGAATCTGTTGAATGCAATGAAAGGTTTGGCCCCTGTCTGTATATGAGCAACCCAACTGGTGACACCATAACTCCAGTGATTGTGGAGCGCTGTGTAAACAATGGAAGGGGAACCACAGATTGCAACCACTCCTATACTACAAAAGACTCCGAGAAGAACTTTACAAACAAACCATCCAAAAACTCcagaagaaaggaggaagacGAAGACGAGGATGCCATAGAGCCTAATAACGACTTGATGATGctggagggaagaaaggaaCTGGACTCACCCAGCCTGAGTGAGAGTGTGGTCAGCGACAAGGACGAAGGACGAGAGACAGAGCCCAGGCCGACAAGTCGCTCCTCAGCCTCTCTTGAGCGCATCACCGAGGTCAAACACAGCCTGACACTGGACATCCCCACCACCCAGACCAACCGCTGCTTCAGCCTCACTTACTCCACAGAcaatgatgaagaggaggaagaggaggactcTTCTCCATTTGTGGGCAGCTTGAGGAAACAGTCGTCCTACAGGAGTAGTGACTATCTTGATAGTTCACCACCTATTGATGAGAGTGTGCATAACCATCCCCTGTCTGACCAGGACCTCCCACTGTGTGAGAAAGACCTCGCTCTGAGGCAGCAGAATGACGATGAAGGATTGGCCTATGACTCCATGAAGTACACATTGGTGGTGGATGAAAATACCACTCTAGAATTGGTCAGCCTCAGAAG GTGCACCTCTGTTTTGAGTGATGACAGCGAGCTCTCCACGCTCTGTGATGAGGAACCTTTAGAGACGGGAGAGGCGGACTACGACCACGGTGATGAGGGGGTGAGGCCAGAactcctcagctcctctgagGACTCCTCCCCTGAGGCTGACTTGCCTTTCTCAAAGAAGTTCCTCAATGTCTTTGTCAACAGCACCTCCCGTTCCTCCA GCACAGAGTCCTTCGGACTTTTCTCCTGTACCATCAATGGAGAGGAAAGGGACCAGACACATAGGGCAGTCTACAG GTTCATTCCCAGACATGCAGATGAGCTTGAGCTTGACGTGGATGATCCTTTGTatgtagaggaggaggaggatgactaCTGGTACAGAGGTTACAACATGCGGACGGGAGAGAGGGGCATTTTCCCTGCCTTCTATGCGCACGAGGTCATAGGCCAGTCGAAAGAGCTGATGG GGGTGAAGAGGAACCCAGCATGGATTGAGACTTTCAGTGTTCAGTTCTTGGGTTCTGTAGAGGTACCTTATCACCAAGGCAATGGCATTCTCTGTGCTGCCATGCAGAAG ATTGCAATATCGAGGAAACGGACGGTACATGTGCGACCGCCTTCTCTGTGTGAGTTGGAGATAAGCTTGCAAGGAGTTAAACTGATCATGAGCCTGGAGGATGAATATGATACTCTTGATGAG TATGACAGATGTAGTCACTTCTTCCAGATGAAGAACATCTCATTCTGTGGATGCCATCCAAGGAACAACTG CTACTTTGGCTTCATTACTAAGCACCCCATGCTGAACAGATTTGCCTGCCATGTGTTTGTATCCCAGGAGTCAATGCGGCGTGTAGCAGAGTGCGTTGG